The bacterium region CCGGATGAAATGAATCGGCATATTCAGACTGTTATTATTGCGCCAATGACAAGTCAATCGCATGCCTATCCTAGCCGTGTGCCAGTTCGATTTCAGAACAAAAACGGCTGGATCGTATTGGATCAAATTCGCGCGGTTGATAAA contains the following coding sequences:
- a CDS encoding type II toxin-antitoxin system PemK/MazF family toxin; translated protein: PDEMNRHIQTVIIAPMTSQSHAYPSRVPVRFQNKNGWIVLDQIRAVDKRRLIRKLGHLNQKTIRRIKAVIKEMLVD